AACTcatttactctctctctctcttctgagattattactgacttgagcgtcggagtatcttgtGCAGGTATTCCCGCCGCGGTGTTTGATTCCGGCCGACGTAAAGCTCTTCCCTTTTGCCGGCGGCCAGTTTGGAAGTGCTTAAGCTCGGCCTCCCTGGTGTTCGGACGAATCAgattatatgattattttttactcGATTTCGTTCAACTCATGAGTTTGAGTTATTAAATCATCAAACCGTATTATAACTATTGGACaccaatttgaacctcgtcgATTTATCTGAATGACTATTAAAAAGGTCGGCTCGTAATTTTTGTGCTTTGTTGAGTATAAATTGACACCTTAGGTGAAGGGATTATATGTTTATTCCCTTTCTTTTTTAGTTTTCACAAGGTTATTATCCTTGTGTATCACCAGCTCGTTTTACTTGAGTTGTTTTGATTAGAAGATTATTTCGATTTTATTTTAGGGATACATTTCGATACAAATTACTTTTTAATGCTTTGTTTTAATACAAATCACTTTTAAAATTTTGCTTTCAGGTTGACATAATTTATGCTTGAGACAAGTTTGTTGAAATATAGTTGGCTGACACAACTTATTTAAACCGAATTGTCTTCATGTTGATTATCGAAATATCTCTAAAATATTTGAGTTTATGCGTACACATATAACCAGCGAATAAGACAACAGCTGATATAAGTACAGAAATAATGCTCCAAAACAGAAATACTCGTATTCAAATGCACCAAGCAAGTACCTGAAGCATATTATGTGAGCTTTGAAGCTTGCACATCATCTCGCTTCTGCACTGGGCTTAGTTCTCCACCCTTATTTTCCCGTAAGGTGTCTTCTCGAAGCGAGGTTCGGACTCTACCGATCCAAACGTATTTTCTCCTGATGCTCTCATAAATCCATATATCAACAATTCTAACGCTCCCCATTGTGACATCCCTTTtatttctgcattttcttttcctctgataaGCATGAACTCCGGTACATATTCTTCAGAAATGAGAGCATAAGCATCGTCAGTTAAGATAATACATGCCTTCATCTTCCCATATGACGTATTGAAGCGCATAGCATCTTCCTCTATCTGGCTTAATAATTCTGCCAACACAGGatcattattttcttcttctgaCGATTCCCCTTGCCCCGTGCATTTCAAGAGAACAGCGGTTGCCTTCTCTTTTGTTGTTGTACGGCCGGGATTCCAATCTCGCCATGCTAGTTGGGTTGTCTTCCTCACAATTGCTTTCGCGGTTATCTCTTCATACTTTATGTGCAGCCTTCCCCAATAACGACGGGACGGAGGTCTTCCAGACCGCGGTTGCTCTAAAACGATTGCCATATCAATATCCATCCTCTCTTGTCCCTtttccttcaacaattccatgcGTGCCCTCATCAGTTCTTCGACAAATCGCCGTCCTTCTCGTATTTCATTAGAGTATGCATCAGCAATATGTGTAGGCACATCATCCTTTATCATGTCCATCACCCTCGAAACATTCCAATTAGATTCTTCATGTTCCTGCTTTAAGCTTGCACCATAGGCCGAAGATTCCGGCCTTGTTGCTTCAGCCTTACCAGTCCTCAACGATCTCAGCAATGCCGATGTAAAAGAGGGAACTTCTGTTAACTCCACAAGAGGCAAATAGTCACCAAGTAATTCTCTTGGATTCAAATTTTCTGCCACTTGTCTCATCATACTTTCCTGGGGTTCATGCGGACTTCTTTTTGGAACCAAGTCGGACAACGGAGATTTGGGATTGGGATTCTTGAATTGAATATCAGCCGAGTTTGTGTCTTGCTTATACACATACACACCCCAATGACTGAGAGTTAATGGTGATTCACATTGAACCTGAATGGCTTTCCAACCATCGTCTCCAACTCCAAGATACGCATCAAGATCATGCCACTCTTCGTCACTGAACAAAGCTCGTAGATCAAAAAGTAGCACATGATCTTCCCCAACACTGAAATATTTGGAATCCTTCGGAAATATTTGTTTGCCACCAATGAACAAGTGAAGGCGAACAATGAAGGACAAGGATGAACCAATTTGAGGGAAGAAACCCAGGATGTCAGTCCTTGTCTCAGCAACACTGTTGCTCACAGTGGATCTCCCAAACATGAATGCTAAAGCAACAACAGGGAACTTTCTGCGAGCCCAAAACAGAGGAATACCTTCACTGGAATCGCAGTCAAACAAATTGGGAATCTCCTTTTTTGGCATCACAATTTGAATTCTTTCGGTCTCTAGTAAGACCTGTAATATCAGAAGACAAATATAACCAATAATCAGTCTAAAAGGAACTGCACATTGAAAAATTCATCTGAATAGGTTATGGGGAGTGGAAAGATACCTTAGACCACAGTTCGGTTGAGGACTCTGAAGTTAAGGATAAGCAATATCTTGCATCTACTTTTTGAATGCTGGATGGCAGTTCTGGAATTGTCTTAAGATTCTTACAATAACTAACATCAAGACATTTTATGTGCACAGATCGTTCGATGCAATTTGGGAGGGATACAAAATCATTGTGTGATACATTGACGTCTTCCAGCTTTTGAAGAACCTGAATAGTTGGATGAAGATCTTCATCTGATAGATTGGCACCAGTGAAGTTCAGTCTCTTTATATTTGGGCAGTCATCTAATGTGGAATGGCTCTCTTTGAACCTCTTAAATGATCTTCTAAGATGATAACATCCCTCCATGGTTAATGTGAAAAGTTTCGGCAACTTGAAGAAGCTACTTGGTAGATCTTTGAGTCCTCTGCATATTGAAATGTCTATATGCTCAAGCCCTATAAGATTACCAATGGAATCTGGGAACTCTTTGATAGCAGTATTTGCCAAGTAAATCTTTAAGGGCTTATCCATCTTTTGCATGACATCTGGGAAGTTCTGAAGTTTcttacaaaagtaaaatgaaagcACTTCAAGAGATGGCAAATACATTCTTGGCACAAAACTACGAAGCACCCTGCATTCTGAGGCACTTAAGTACACAAGATTTGGCAGAAACCCAACAGATTCATCGAACTTTACCAACTTATGGCATCTGTCTAGTATGAAGActctcaagctttttgctccagACACATTGGGAATTTGTGTAATGGACTGACACTGGGAGAGATTGATAAATGTCAAATCCTCAAATATCTGCAATGAAAGATGAATAAATTGATCGTCAGCATGTTCAATAATGCTAAGttttattcaatgcttgctttaaCAAAGAATTCAAAAAGACCCACTTTTATGTTATTAATTCCTTAACAAGTGCTTAGTGCGAAATTAGAGAGGTGTGTTGTGTGTACCTGAAATGACTTTTCCAATTTAAGAGCACTGTGAGGTAGCTTGAGGTCAACAATTCTGTTGGGATGAAAATCAAGTGGGGACGACTCTGATGGATATCCTTTCCACTCCAATAGTCGCAAACTCTTTGGAAGACAACTTGGCGCCGTTGAAAATATTGTATTCCGAACAATTAAAATTCTAAGGTTCTCCATCTTGTTAAAGGCAGTAGTAATCCAATGATCTACTTCTTCATGGGTAGCAGGGTGAAGCATTATTCCTTCAATTGAACTACTTCCCTATAAAACACATGCAGAGAATTAGCATCAATTACTTAAGTATTATAACATCTGTAGGTGTAAAAAATAGGGTAACTGACAGGGGGTTTATTGAATTTCTTACTGTGTCATCTTTGAGAACCTGAAGAATGTCTTTATGAGACCATAATCTGCTACGTTCACCAGGGTTTGTTGGCGAGTCGCTCGTTACAATCTCCTTGCCCATGTCTTGCACTAGATCATGCATTTCCAAGCAGCCATTTTGATTTACAGTGATGAGACATTTACTAATGAACACTCGAACAACTGGGTAGAAGTCGCAAGCTTTCAATACCCTTTTAACATACTCCCATTTCTCTCCTTTGAAGAAACAAGCAATGTCCAAGAAAGTTTTCTGGTCAAGTTCATACAAGCTATCGTAGCTTCTTTTAAGTACTCCTTGAATACTTGGATCAATTCTATACTGGTCCAGTTCCTCTTCCCAGCTATCCACACTTTCAAAACCCCCTAAATGGGAGCCTATTACTTCTAAAGCAAGTGGAAAGCCCTTTGCATAACTTATTGCATTTCTTGAAACATTTTCAAAGTTCTCTGCAGGCTCTTTGCTGTTGAAAGCATGCCAACAAAAGAGTTCCAAGGAATCATCATCATTTAGCTCCTCCATCTTGTATTTCTTGGTGACAACATCACCCATCACATGCTTGTCTACCATATCAGTATCCCTTGTTGTTATAATGATTCTGCTGCCTGAACCAAACCAATCATGCCCTCCAGCcagtgattccagttgcgttattGAATTAACATCATCAAGAACTAGAAGTACTCTTCTGTGGCGAAGTCTTCGTTTGATTTCAGATCCTCCCTTAAATTCACTTCCAAACTCGGTTATTGTCTCCTCACCCATGTCATCTAAAAGTGTCTTTTGCAGACTTTCTAAACTTTCACGACTTTCAGATTTTTCTCTGACATTACCGAGAAAACATGAAGCTTCAAACTGCCGCTTGATCTTGTCGAACAGACATTTGGCCAATGTGGTTTTGCCTATTCCACCGGGTCCATAAATTCCCAACATGCAAACATTTTCATAAGACTCAATATCTAGTCGTGATTTTACTTCTTCACAGCGAGTATCCAGTCCAACTACATGATCAGTTGGTTCAGGCAACGGTAATCTGCCAGCGGTGTCTCTAACAATAACCTTGATAAACTCCGGTTCAGACCTGCACAAGCATGATGTTTTTTCATGCTTTAATTACTTATAGCAATGTTATTATTAAACCCGAGTTTATTCGATGGATTTACACGATCTAAACTaaatcatgtttaaattttttgataaaaaaataaatatatccctgatttttgtttaaaaaaaaatcataatctaATAGGTTATATAAATTAGTCAGTTCAACCGGATCTGATAACAAATaggtttattgttattattataaaaaaatcgattttattctaatttgttaagaaaCTCAAAAATAACTAATTCATTAATACATTCAATAATAATGGATACgtccaaaaatataaattcttATTCATCCTGAACTgccatttaaatttaaattgtattGATGTATATTATTGTTAGTTTAACATTCCAACTATATACTAACGGTAATATATAAAACTTGAATCTGACCCAAATTAATGtctaaatttaatttagaatACTCAATTTATTCCATCTCCAATTATAAAACTCTTAATTCTTTTGTTAAACAAAATCTTACACAAGGGTAATTACAATTACAAGCCACCACCTGGATTGAGCGCGCAGTGTCTATGAGTCTTTAAGTGCTATAGGTATAGATATTATCAATATCTCAAaatgtattaattattaaaaataacatatttgatatttttatcaaATGATCTTCCCTTTAAAAAAATATGACCGAACTCAATTATGAGTTTCGtttttaaaaaatggaaaaatctACTGGCaataattagttaatgaaaaagtataggtatacaataaaaatattaaacaatgtgatcAATAAATATATCGGATATTCATTTCACTAGGTGtataaatgattattttaatattaaaatttagataattaatttaaaagtgtagtatatttttattttattggtaattattcatattatttaatatgGTCATTATTTACCTAACACTctccttaattaatataatattactgATGAATTTTAAAGTACCAATAATAATAATCTGTTAAATTACACATGAAATTTTGTACTCTATTaattatccacaaaaataatTCCCTTTAAAGTTTGTTTAGAACAGAAATTTAATCATAGTTGtgctattaaatatatatatatatatatatatatatatatatatatatatattacctacttttattaaaatattataatttaattaataattatcatttcaattattttatttaattattacataaaataaatatatttttgtggtgactacataaaataaatataacaaaaattaccCTTAGAGTTAGTAATAACAACAATTTTTTGGTAGATTAGtaacaacaattaacaaataTATAAGCAATCCACCAAAAAAAAGTAAGTACTAAGGAAAATCTTAAACATGATACTTTTAAACTCATTTGGTGTTAAAGTCAGTGATATATTGATATATAAAACTTTCGGTCTTGATAacaaatttgttttttatttttctatattttcgaaaatagcgACAAATATATTTGTCTATCTACTCTTTCTCTCTTACACACAAAATTCAATTGCAATCTTAAGGTCATTAGTGGTATTCAATCTCGTAGTGTATATAAACAACTACGGGTGTGGTatttattaaactactcttctatATTAGTCCATGACGATAATAAAGAAGTCTTATAGCCCACAAATTTAGcccaacaaaatatataaattcagttttaattttagtctttattattttatcttatcttatctttgtgttattttctcttcttatcttatctctacttttatctttcataggacaatgctctatatatatttagttttaccatCATAGTTTACAACACAtgttcaattcaatcaatcaataatcaataaaaattatttctttgctttttcctattctttcacaattttatcagtATTCAAAAAGTTAATATGTTAGATAAAAAATAATCCTAGAAAATACGAATAAAAAATAAgtgttcaaaaaataaaaaaatgtgacaaaataattaaatattaaatatatttttttttaaaaaattagatattaaattttaatataatttttttgcaagtatttaaaagaataaaatattttttaagtaaattttattaaaaaaaatttacggtaaatgactaatttttttaaaaaaataaaaaattctagagatcaaattttactttaattatttatttgtactttttaaatagttatttaaatattatcacaaaaatttggattaaaattaataagtcatttgttaaatataaattttttttgtcatattttaaaTTGAGACTTATTTgttgtttgtatttttaaaatttatttttgttaacgggataaattttcaaataacatTTTAATAGTTTAAGAATAAGTATTATTTTGATCTTTTAAAAATCAATGATCActttatattgtatttttttatattataattaataaattgaaAGTTAAAACTAATATCTAATATGCAATAATTCAACTTACAGAGCAAACAAATTTCTGCacttattttaaagaaaaaatgaatgTAATGAACTTACATGTCCTCCTTGCAGTGCACCCATCCTAGCTTTTCCACTTTGGACAAAGCTAATCGCCATGCTTTGACCTTCTGAGGGTCTTCCCTGTTCTCATGTTTAGCCATGGCTGTCTCATAGCAACCCTTCTGATCCCACACATCTGAAGGATTCACTCTGTAAATAATTGGCAGAACCTGCTTCCCTTGCTTTTCGTGACAGTCAATGATCTTGACTAGCTCACGAAGACACCATGTCGAAGATGCGTAGTTCTCACAAAGCACCACTACTGCCATTTCGCAATTTTCGATTTCCTTCATAAGAATAGGTTCCAGTTCATCCCCTACCCTCAGATTTTCATTATCTCTGAACGTCTCGATTCTATTTTGGCGCAAAGCACCATACAGATGATCCGAGAATCGGTAGCGCGTCCCTCCTCTAAAACTCAGGAATACATCATTTGCCGCCATCACAATTTCACACTAGTTTGGTACTGAGTTTGAGGAAGCTAACGTTATTAGGTTTTGCAATGGCAAAGCAAATGTTtgcttaattatatattacttgGTATTGGAACGAAACTTAGCCATCAACTAGTCATTAATGATAATTTGATGGTGCAAAATTAATGTAAAATTTCATCTAATAGCTCACATTTTTCTACTAGTTACATACTggtcaaaatataataaaagagaaAGTATAGTAACCAATaacctaagcgtacaatgtgtacaatgaaggtttagaaagtattagagatatgattattagtgttacattgtcctatCAGATTATGCTTTTTggatgagtggtttcaggacATAGTATTAGAATTTCAGATCCAGAAGATCAAGAGTTCAAACTTTGGTGAACCCAaaattgtacacattgtacatttAGGCCATTAACTTTTTAACACTACTCATAATAAAATTACTACCTCCTAgatttttccttatttaaaaacaCTTAACTTGGAAACGAAAGTCACCGGTTATTCattgttcttcttttcttattaatAATTCGTAGTATATCACATGACACCTTTCAGAGAGCTAAATCTATAGACTAGTTTAATAATCCACCAACCACCATCCCTACTAGTGGAACAAAACAATACGGAAAATTTTTTAACGGTGTCGATaaatttttcagtaatttttaagtgttaattttaattataaaaatatatatgatatatataattaaaattaatgattaaaaattattgatgGATCGATATATTTAAAACcttttcaataatatatataaccaCTGTCTTTATAAAATGACAATTATGtcttttgaaaatattatttaattaaaatatattaggtTCATTGGATGGAGCGCGTGTTTTTACTTCGGGGAATAATAGGACAAATAGGTAGGTTTATGGAAAATTTCGTGAAGACTTATTATAAACAACATAAAAAACTACGACCTAAAGACTTGAAAGTTGAAACCTATGTAGTACCATAATTATTACTACCACACTTGGGGGAGCCAAACGGAAACACCAGTTTATTTAAACATAAGGATTAAGGTGGAAATTGTTGTGAAGTTGTTTTTATgtgaaaataattagttaaaaatggttaaataatttaatatatttaattaaattattatttaatatttttaattattaattttatataaaaataaatatatttttatacgtGAGTTTTTAGTAAAGATCTAattaagtatttataaaaaaataaatacatgtgAATTTCTAGTAGAGACCTAATTaagtatttatataaaaataaatatatgtgaGTTTTTAGTAGGTCTAAAATATATCCTTTAGttagtattataaaaatataataaaataacgaATAATATCTCAAATAGGTCTTTAAAGATTTGGCAATTCGacgaatttttttttcaaaataattaattaggtcTCGAATTCCCAAAATTATTAGATATATGACATATACGTTTTCAGATCAGGTTAAACCGATTAACTCGACACACTTTTTCCTATGTGGAGGTTGTAGGTGTGACGTGTTAAGTAAAGCAATACATGTTTTGGAGGCGTCCCTTTTgtcttggcgcctaacttcagAATTCTGAAGTTAGTTCTGAAGTTAGGCGACACCCTGGCAGCAAGTAGTTGAagctttgttcttcttctagcACGTAACTTAGAGaatcccaagttaggcaccaGTATGGTCGAGCATGCTGGAGAAGAAGTGcatactattatacatcgttggaaagctctaaaaattagctttccaatgccactggaatcatgTCAATTGGATCTCAGTAACTCAAGTTATTTCTGTTGAAGTGCAAGGAAGTTGTGGTTGACaacatcattcactttcttctattcttctacaaAAATTCTgtcaaatccatccaaatgctacctgaaataaacaaaagttacacacaactcaaagtagcactTATATTggctaaaaagtatttaaatcttgattaaacttaacaattcaaatgcaaatttactaggaaaagataagaaagatgttCACGCATCATCTACCCCAATGGATGACTCCATTCGCCTCAGCCAAATCACTAGAGAAACATGACACAGTATCTTGTTCCTTAGTCAAAGTTGAGTATCAAGCTCCCTCTACAACTACCAAAGAATTACTGTGGCTACTCAACTTGTTTCAAGCTCTCGATATCATCTCCACCTGCCCACCAGCACTATACTGTGATAATCAAAGTGCCCTCCACATCACCGCTAACCTCATCTTCCATGAGAGAACTAAACATCTCGAAGTGAATTGCCACTAATTCGCGAAAAAGTTCAAGTTGGACTTTTGCACCTCCTTTCAATTTCTTCCTCCAACCAACTTGCGATGTCTTCATCAAATAAAGCATTGTCATCCCGCCTTTTCACTGTCAACATATCCAAGCTAAGATTGAAAGACATTTTTCAATCTCCAGCTTATTGAACAATTCTAGCACTTTCTTTGGCAACAGCTTATTGAACAGCTAAAACTTGATCCAACAATCCTAGCAGATTATTGAACAAATCAAACAGTAGTTCTATGTAAGTGGATCCCAATGCAGTTTAACTAGAGACTTTTAGAAAACCTTACAAGAATCACATATACAAGAAATGATAATCTTTCTTTGGCAAAACTCTTGGTTGTTTGGGTTTATTGGTGGCATGTTTTGTAGCTTCATGTGCCCCTCCACCTTCTCAAAAGACCACAATGGAATTACGTGAAGGAATTCACACAAATCATACGTGATCAAGGTAGACACTTGCATGAAGTTGAGGAGCAGATTCGTGTCTTACTTGTTTGCTTAGATGAAAGTGAGTTGACGATAGAAAAAGATAAACGAACGAGTTATTGCATCGGCTCCCATCAAAATCTTGAGAATAGATAGGAGATTCTTAAGATGACGAAGGACATGACGGTGTACTATCAGCAAGTCTGTACCGGTAGCAAAGATGCAAAGAGGAGAATAATGGAGCAAAGGACTACTAAGATGATTATGTGGACCTTCATCTCCCTTattaagagcaatgctagggggccagcaatttttgtgattgttagtcattaactagtcatcaatgatgatttgatggtgtgagattggtatgagatttcatccaatggctcaccttcctctgctggttacatgctggccaaaattcaataaaactgctagCCCCCTAAACTTTTCCCcttattaaatttttaagatatatagtgcttgatattttattgatttaaTAACTTTGTGTATTGACATTTTAATGTTTCaataaagaatattatttattatctGATTCATTTAATAATACATACAGGATTATGAATGTCAAATATATATGAagtaaatttataaataagttatcaaagaaaaattttttgtcgaaatttttttcacataaaagaaaaaaataaggtgTCAATTATTGTCGAATTTAGCTAGAGACAAACAAATCCAACGATAATAATGAGAATTAGTTTATTTTTGTCAAGACATTTTTAGTcgaaaaaatatgaatataattaaGGTTTTCTgccccaaatctaaaaattaacgATAAAATGCGTATTTTTTGTGGTCTTCATTCTTAAGTTTCTTAACttttgagaaaaaaaaggaaagaaaaaaataactgtTCTACTatgtctttctttttgttttcttttttcttctaccAACTCCTTTTATACCACAGTCTTCTTCTTGAGCTCTCTCTACATCTATCATTttaataaaaacactaaaaatatattttttaagatgtttatatgtatcatattattattgaacatctttattaaatcaattaataatttattttttaataaatcagaataaaatcggtttattatatCAACAATAATAACCCCAATTGTCTGTGTTATAATTATTAAACCCGATTTGATCCGATCAAATTACACGATCtaaataaaatatctttaaattttttgataaaaagacaaatatatctcTGAACCTTTTATTTTGCAAACAtttgtgttcataccctggcctaaTACAAAGGCCAAGGTCCAACTAAAAGGCCAAGGATTagagcctagctaagtaccgaccttcacataagaagtcggtatccACCACGACTTGGTCGGAAGAGGTCGGAtgaaagattagctggcagataaacactcattcaaatgagtaaccgcccctaaaatctctctaaccgcctcataaagccatatcttaacctccccaagataatagggacggttactaccctaaagatacggcactacaccaacggtggttattggctcaccactataaatacactgacacccctcagctatctctaagtccaatactctctaagacctgcttacactcttgctaacttaggcatcggaatgtctttgcaggtaccaccccccattcacgcgcgagcacaagtcggacggagcctcccgagttgcgGACCTACCCGGAGTTCTCCTCCATCATACACTTGGGCCGCCAAACGCCATCTGTattattaatctccggttacctaccgtaacattggcgccgttgccggggacccgagagatcattcAACGATGGCGGATAGATCCCACGAAGAGGGCCATGTGgaaacagattctgaacaagagaatctgaacATGGATAATGACAATGAAGACACAGCCCAACAACAAGATAACGACCAACACAGAGAGGGTACCTCCGGAATAAAGAAtccgaaggtaaattcctcagatGGACGTGAATCAGAAAAGGGCGGACCACCTCACGTAACTGAACTAATAGGATTGGTCCATAGCCGCTTGGAGCAATTGGAACAAGAGCGGGAGAGGCAAAAGGAAACCGAAAGGTACcttaaagaggagatggaacggcgaaaagagttagaaaggaAACTCTTAcagctagaatcctccctcaagaaCTCCCGCGATGAAGGAGAAGATCAACTCCCGGGCGGAGaagatcctttcagcgaggacatcatgagggcaaaagttccaaggaacttcaaaagccctgatatggacctctatgatggaactACGGATCCCAAGCATCATCttagcaactttaaaagtcggatgtatctagccgatgcctccgacgctacgagatgcaaggctttcccgaccactttatcgaaagcagctatgaagtggttcgatagcctccccccaAGATCCATCactagttttgaagacctctcaaggaaattcctgatgaggttctcaatccaaaaagataaagtaaaacatgcaccgagcctcctgggaataaaacagg
This region of Arachis hypogaea cultivar Tifrunner chromosome 8, arahy.Tifrunner.gnm2.J5K5, whole genome shotgun sequence genomic DNA includes:
- the LOC112707725 gene encoding TMV resistance protein N isoform X2, with protein sequence MAISFVQSGKARMGALQGGHHEKTSCLCRSEPEFIKVIVRDTAGRLPLPEPTDHVVGLDTRCEEVKSRLDIESYENVCMLGIYGPGGIGKTTLAKCLFDKIKRQFEASCFLGNVREKSESRESLESLQKTLLDDMGEETITEFGSEFKGGSEIKRRLRHRRVLLVLDDVNSITQLESLAGGHDWFGSGSRIIITTRDTDMVDKHVMGDVVTKKYKMEELNDDDSLELFCWHAFNSKEPAENFENVSRNAISYAKGFPLALEVIGSHLGGFESVDSWEEELDQYRIDPSIQGVLKRSYDSLYELDQKTFLDIACFFKGEKWEYVKRVLKACDFYPVVRVFISKCLITVNQNGCLEMHDLVQDMGKEIVTSDSPTNPGERSRLWSHKDILQVLKDDTGSSSIEGIMLHPATHEEVDHWITTAFNKMENLRILIVRNTIFSTAPSCLPKSLRLLEWKGYPSESSPLDFHPNRIVDLKLPHSALKLEKSFQIFEDLTFINLSQCQSITQIPNVSGAKSLRVFILDRCHKLVKFDESVGFLPNLVYLSASECRVLRSFVPRMYLPSLEVLSFYFCKKLQNFPDVMQKMDKPLKIYLANTAIKEFPDSIGNLIGLEHIDISICRGLKDLPSSFFKLPKLFTLTMEGCYHLRRSFKRFKESHSTLDDCPNIKRLNFTGANLSDEDLHPTIQVLQKLEDVNVSHNDFVSLPNCIERSVHIKCLDVSYCKNLKTIPELPSSIQKVDARYCLSLTSESSTELWSKVLLETERIQIVMPKKEIPNLFDCDSSEGIPLFWARRKFPVVALAFMFGRSTVSNSVAETRTDILGFFPQIGSSLSFIVRLHLFIGGKQIFPKDSKYFSVGEDHVLLFDLRALFSDEEWHDLDAYLGVGDDGWKAIQVQCESPLTLSHWGVYVYKQDTNSADIQFKNPNPKSPLSDLVPKRSPHEPQESMMRQVAENLNPRELLGDYLPLVELTEVPSFTSALLRSLRTGKAEATRPESSAYGASLKQEHEESNWNVSRVMDMIKDDVPTHIADAYSNEIREGRRFVEELMRARMELLKEKGQERMDIDMAIVLEQPRSGRPPSRRYWGRLHIKYEEITAKAIVRKTTQLAWRDWNPGRTTTKEKATAVLLKCTGQGESSEEENNDPVLAELLSQIEEDAMRFNTSYGKMKACIILTDDAYALISEEYVPEFMLIRGKENAEIKGMSQWGALELLIYGFMRASGENTFGSVESEPRFEKTPYGKIRVEN
- the LOC112707725 gene encoding TMV resistance protein N isoform X1 encodes the protein MAANDVFLSFRGGTRYRFSDHLYGALRQNRIETFRDNENLRVGDELEPILMKEIENCEMAVVVLCENYASSTWCLRELVKIIDCHEKQGKQVLPIIYRVNPSDVWDQKGCYETAMAKHENREDPQKVKAWRLALSKVEKLGWVHCKEDMSEPEFIKVIVRDTAGRLPLPEPTDHVVGLDTRCEEVKSRLDIESYENVCMLGIYGPGGIGKTTLAKCLFDKIKRQFEASCFLGNVREKSESRESLESLQKTLLDDMGEETITEFGSEFKGGSEIKRRLRHRRVLLVLDDVNSITQLESLAGGHDWFGSGSRIIITTRDTDMVDKHVMGDVVTKKYKMEELNDDDSLELFCWHAFNSKEPAENFENVSRNAISYAKGFPLALEVIGSHLGGFESVDSWEEELDQYRIDPSIQGVLKRSYDSLYELDQKTFLDIACFFKGEKWEYVKRVLKACDFYPVVRVFISKCLITVNQNGCLEMHDLVQDMGKEIVTSDSPTNPGERSRLWSHKDILQVLKDDTGSSSIEGIMLHPATHEEVDHWITTAFNKMENLRILIVRNTIFSTAPSCLPKSLRLLEWKGYPSESSPLDFHPNRIVDLKLPHSALKLEKSFQIFEDLTFINLSQCQSITQIPNVSGAKSLRVFILDRCHKLVKFDESVGFLPNLVYLSASECRVLRSFVPRMYLPSLEVLSFYFCKKLQNFPDVMQKMDKPLKIYLANTAIKEFPDSIGNLIGLEHIDISICRGLKDLPSSFFKLPKLFTLTMEGCYHLRRSFKRFKESHSTLDDCPNIKRLNFTGANLSDEDLHPTIQVLQKLEDVNVSHNDFVSLPNCIERSVHIKCLDVSYCKNLKTIPELPSSIQKVDARYCLSLTSESSTELWSKVLLETERIQIVMPKKEIPNLFDCDSSEGIPLFWARRKFPVVALAFMFGRSTVSNSVAETRTDILGFFPQIGSSLSFIVRLHLFIGGKQIFPKDSKYFSVGEDHVLLFDLRALFSDEEWHDLDAYLGVGDDGWKAIQVQCESPLTLSHWGVYVYKQDTNSADIQFKNPNPKSPLSDLVPKRSPHEPQESMMRQVAENLNPRELLGDYLPLVELTEVPSFTSALLRSLRTGKAEATRPESSAYGASLKQEHEESNWNVSRVMDMIKDDVPTHIADAYSNEIREGRRFVEELMRARMELLKEKGQERMDIDMAIVLEQPRSGRPPSRRYWGRLHIKYEEITAKAIVRKTTQLAWRDWNPGRTTTKEKATAVLLKCTGQGESSEEENNDPVLAELLSQIEEDAMRFNTSYGKMKACIILTDDAYALISEEYVPEFMLIRGKENAEIKGMSQWGALELLIYGFMRASGENTFGSVESEPRFEKTPYGKIRVEN